In the Pseudorasbora parva isolate DD20220531a chromosome 5, ASM2467924v1, whole genome shotgun sequence genome, AATACATGTCTGTAAATAGGCTTTTCGAATACCATAAAACTAATCATGtatacaaaaatacaataaaacatttttaaggcATTTTACAATTACCTGAGACtcaattattttaaatcttTCACTTTTTAGACATAGATGCATATTAACTATATGGAAAATCAGCCATAAGCATGTAAATGTACCATTTCAATTAGTTATTTTATCTGAAAATGCATCTGAAATTCTCAATTCGTTTTTCACACTCAATATATTCACCTTTGTTCAGCACATGAACAAATTACACATTAAAttcacaaatataacccaaATACTGAACATATTCGAGACTCGCGCCATTACATAGGCCTAACGCCATTATCAGCGCGCTCAAAATGGATCCCTGAGCTCATACATCTCTAAATTAACCTTTTTAACATTTCCAAACACACAATCAATATAATACTCGCATCTGGATACTCTTAAACATAATATAAACATCACTTCAAGGTATTTtgactaattattattatttatacctGAAAAGGGGAGAAGATGATTAAACAGAAAACTCGCACTCGCTGTTTCTCCACTGCAAGCTTTATGTCGAATGGAGAAATCCCGCGAGTTCTCCCCCTAGTGTTCGCGCAGACCAGAGCAATCGATCGTCCAACTTATCATAACAAACGAACTGATAACAGATAACTAAGAATGACCATCAAAtacatattaacattttataaacttttttacatattcaaaatagcaattatatatagaaatatgcatatatagtacagtataacagacttatgcattttttaaatgcacatgTTCATTTTCACTCTGTCACACACTCCcctacaaaaataaatgtcgtCTCGACATTCTCTTTCAAGAGTCTCTCAGTATTTTGTAATTCACACAAAAGTATTTTTGTAGTGCAAGAATTTTCTATTCAATCTTTTCACAGTCCATAGCTTGTCCCGAACTTAATAGTTCACTTTCTGGAGCATCTCAAGAATTTATCAGAAAGAACAGTCCATAAGTATCAAAgtgcaaaaaatgtttaaagagGCATGAAACAACAGTACATATTCCTTTTGGTTTTCAAGAGTTCAACAGCCTCTCAAGACTACAGTCCATAAGGCAAACAGTCCATAGTTTTCGCAAAATGTCAAAGTTCAAAACTGTTAAAAGGGAAAATTCCTTAAGCAAAACAGTCCATAGTTTTCTCAAAGTGCCAGACTGTAACAGTCCATAATGCAAGAAGTCCTCTGGTTACGAGTTCACAGTCTCCTTTCAACTTTAACAGTTCATGGTCCCTATTTAGTGGACTCCATACACAAAAGGCAACTGGTAACAGTACTGCTGAACAGGTGGCAACCATGTCGACGAACACTGTGTAGGCACGTAAGGTAAGATGTGTTGTGGTGTTTGCAAGATTCCACTTAGTTGCCTGACATCATAAGACGGTGTACCAAGTTCATCATAAGTTAGTACTCTTGGTGGGCATCTTTCCCTTTTAGGCAGTAGGTAAGTTTGTTCTCTTTGACTCTCTTGGTTACTTTCAAAAGGCGACATGTGAGCAGGAACTTGTTCATCAGCAGGTAAGTCAAACTCTTGTTCTGCATTGTCGATCTCCGCAGGTGGTTCTTGTTCCTCTTGGTCGCTTTCCACAGAAGCAATGGACTCAGAAACTTGTTCCAGGATCTCATCTGGATGCTCATCAGACTCTGAGGCAAGTAGTGGTTCAAGGTTTTCAGGCTCAACAAAGTTTGATCGAAGTACTCGTGGAGACACATAATGAAATTCATCTTCACTCTCCTCATCAGACTCTACATCATTACTTTGAGGCTTTTTCAACTCTCGTTTCTGTCTTGGCTTTGGTTGTGGAGCAGTTTCGAGAGGTAGGTGGTCACAAGGCATTAACAAATTGCGATGTAGGACTCTGGATCGTCCCTTTCCTCTTTCTGGCTTAACTTCATAAATTGGAAGCTCACTACCTATCTGTCGCACAACTGTATGGATGTTATCTTCCCAAAA is a window encoding:
- the LOC137076194 gene encoding uncharacterized protein produces the protein MLFGLNSEMPSCNQKEYVEKWKHGMEEAYKIARECAQKSADRSKKNFDNKVRSTTLQPGDRVLVKNLTPRGGPGKLRNFWEDNIHTVVRQIGSELPIYEVKPERGKGRSRVLHRNLLMPCDHLPLETAPQPKPRQKRELKKPQSNDVESDEESEDEFHYVSPRVLRSNFVEPENLEPLLASESDEHPDEILEQVSESIASVESDQEEQEPPAEIDNAEQEFDLPADEQVPAHMSPFESNQESQREQTYLLPKRERCPPRVLTYDELGTPSYDVRQLSGILQTPQHILPYVPTQCSSTWLPPVQQYCYQLPFVYGVH